A portion of the Naumovozyma castellii chromosome 2, complete genome genome contains these proteins:
- the ILT1 gene encoding Ilt1p (ancestral locus Anc_8.223a), whose amino-acid sequence MISERAATALATVSTICWCVQLIPQIYSNWKRKDCTGLPPVMMFLWVISGIPFAIYFCVSKGNVTLQVQPHLFMFFCGISFVQTCYYPPTKLPVWKIIVIVSLIIATDIGMEVGFILWLRPLYSRGIHWPDLIFGIIATILLAVGLLPPYFELAKRKGRVVGINFLFLFIDSLGAWLAIASVIVGNMDTMGIILYAFIAGMELGIFASHFIWCCRFKWFSKNKFVDDEEQKEGNSTQEKEELSEKNQHEIENLKGTVGMERGGTTIQELSEEDLADDVNSSFSDDIGVPDISERATVLGSVHAVHGVILKREPTTTGAITV is encoded by the coding sequence ATGATTTCAGAACGTGCTGCCACGGCCTTAGCCACTGTCTCGACCATATGCTGGTGTGTTCAACTAATCCCACAAATATACTCgaattggaaaaggaaagatTGTACCGGATTACCACCCGTGATGATGTTCTTATGGGTTATTTCTGGGATTCCCTTCGCAATATATTTCTGTGTGTCTAAAGGTAACGTTACTCTACAAGTCCAACCACATCTATTCATGTTCTTCTGTGGGATAAGTTTTGTCCAAACCTGTTATTATCCCCCAACCAAATTACCAGTTTGGAAAATCATTGTTATTGTCTCCTTGATCATCGCAACTGATATCGGTATGGAAGTCGGTTTCATATTATGGTTACGTCCCTTATACTCTAGAGGTATCCATTGGCCTGATTTGATTTTTGGTATTATTGCCACCATATTGCTAGCTGTAGGATTATTACCTCCTTATTTCGAGTTAGCCAAGAGGAAGGGTCGTGTGGTCggaattaattttttgtttctaTTTATCGATTCCCTGGGAGCTTGGTTGGCCATCGCTAGTGTTATCGTTGGAAATATGGATACCATGGGTATTATACTGTATGCTTTTATTGCAGGTATGGAATTGGGTATCTTCGCATCTCATTTCATATGGTGCTGTAGATTTAAGTGGTTCTCAAAGAACAAATTTGTCGACGACGAAGAACAAAAGGAAGGAAACAGTACTCAAGAGAAAGAGGAGCTTTCTGAAAAGAATCAACATGAAATAGAGAACCTAAAGGGCACTGTTGGTATGGAAAGGGGTGGCACTACCATCCAGGAATTaagtgaagaagatttagCTGACGACGTTAACTCTAGCTTTTCCGATGATATAGGAGTTCCTGATATCTCAGAAAGAGCTACTGTATTAGGGTCGGTACATGCAGTTCATGGTGTTATATTGAAGAGAGAACCAACCACGACTGGTGCCATTACAGTGTAA
- the RLI1 gene encoding Fe-S cluster-binding ribosome biosynthesis protein (ancestral locus Anc_8.227), with protein MSEKNSRIAIVSADRCKPKKCRQECKRSCPVVKTGKLCIEVTPTSKIAFISEILCIGCGICVKKCPFDAITIINLPTNLEQHVTHRYSVNSFKLHRLPTPRPGQVLGLVGTNGIGKSTALKILAGKQKPNLGRFDDPPEWQEIIKYFRGSELQNYFTKMLEDNIKAIIKPQYVDNIPRAIKGPVQKVGELLKLRMEKDSETVKGYIKTLQLEHVLNREIGKLSGGELQRFAIGLSCVQDADVYMFDEPSSYLDVKQRLNAAQIIRDLLTPTKYVIAVEHDLSVLDYLSDFVCIIYGVPSVYGVVTLPSSVREGINIFLDGHIPAENIRFRSEALQFRLHDATEDTKGEANKTFEYPAMKRTQGDFSLTVESGDFSDSEILVMMGENGTGKTTLIKLLAGVIQSDENSEKVQKLNVSMKPQTIAPKFPGTVRQLFFKKIRGQFLSPQFQTDVVKPLKIDDIIDQEVQHLSGGELQRVAIVLALGIPADIYLIDEPSAYLDSEQRIICSKVIRRFILHNKKTAFVVEHDFIMATYLADKVIVFEGTPSKHANARAPESLLTGCNRFLKNLNVTFRRDTTSFRPRINKLDSQMDREQKLSGNYFFLDNTGV; from the coding sequence ATGAGTGAAAAGAACAGTCGTATTGCCATCGTCAGTGCAGACAGATGTAAGCCAAAGAAATGTCGTCAAGAATGTAAGCGTTCTTGTCCAGTCGTCAAGACAGGTAAATTATGTATTGAAGTTACCCCTACTTCGAAGATTGCCTTCATTTCCGAAATTTTGTGTATTGGTTGTGGTATCTGTGTGAAGAAATGTCCATTCGATGccattaccattattaaCTTACCAACCAATTTGGAACAACACGTTACACATCGTTACTCtgtcaattctttcaaattacATAGATTGCCTACTCCAAGACCTGGTCAAGTCCTTGGTTTAGTCGGTACTAATGGTATTGGTAAATCCACTGCTTTGAAGATTTTAGCTGGTAAGCAAAAACCAAATTTGGGTAGATTTGACGATCCTCCTGAATGgcaagaaattattaaatatttcagagGTTCTGAATTGCAAAATTATTTCACTAAAATGTTAGAAGATAACATTAAGGCTATTATCAAGCCTCAATATGTGGATAACATTCCACGTGCCATTAAGGGACCTGTTCAAAAAGTGggtgaattattgaaattgagaaTGGAAAAGGATAGTGAAACCGTGAAAGGTTATATCAAGACTTTACAATTGGAACATGTTCTAAATAGAGAAATCGGAAAATTATCAGGTGGTGAATTACAACGTTTTGCCATTGGGTTGTCATGTGTCCAAGATGCTGATGTTTACATGTTCGATGaaccttcttcttatttgGATGTTAAGCAACGTTTGAATGCAGCCCAGATTATCAGAGATTTGTTGACTCCAACCAAGTATGTTATTGCTGTGGAGCATGATTTGTCAGTCTTAGATTATTTATCCGATTTCGTTTGTATCATTTATGGTGTTCCATCCGTTTACGGTGTGGTTACTTTGCCATCTTCTGTTAGAGAAGgtatcaatattttcttagATGGTCATATTCCAGCTGAAAATATTAGATTCAGAAGTGAAGCCTTACAATTTAGATTACATGACGCCACTGAAGATACAAAGGGTGAAGCCAACAAGACTTTTGAATATCCAGCCATGAAACGTACTCAAGGTGATTTCTCATTGACTGTTGAATCTGGTGACTTCTCCGATTCTGAAATCTTGGTTATGATGGGTGAGAATGGTACTGGTAAGACCactttaattaaattattagcTGGTGTTATTCAATCTGATGAAAACTCCGAAAAGgttcaaaaattgaatgttTCTATGAAACCACAAACCATTGCTCCAAAATTCCCTGGTACCGTCAGACAattattcttcaagaagattAGAGGTCAATTCTTAAGTCCCCAATTTCAAACTGATGTTGTGAAACCATTAAAGATTGATGATATCATTGATCAAGAAGTTCAACATTTATCCGGTGGTGAATTGCAAAGAGTTGCTATTGTTTTGGCTTTGGGTATACCTGCTGATATCTACTTGATTGATGAACCTTCTGCCTATTTGGATTCTGAGCAACGTATTATCTGTTCTAAAGTTATTAGAAGATTTATTTTACATAACAAGAAGACTGCTTTCGTTGTTGAGCACGATTTCATCATGGCTACTTATTTGGCCGATAAAGTTATTGTTTTTGAAGGTACTCCTTCTAAACACGCTAATGCTCGTGCTCCAGAATCTCTATTGACTGGTTGTAACAGATTCTTAAAGAACTTGAATGTCACTTTCAGAAGAGATACCACTTCTTTCAGACCAAGAATTAACAAGTTGGATTCCCAAATGGATAGAGAACAGAAGTTATCTGGTaactatttcttcttggataACACTGGTGTGTAG
- the NCAS0B04020 gene encoding uncharacterized protein: MSQFPFSFGNQEMFSPLDEYLIDTVSEKLDQLDEDLIYLRDCQKKSNTHPFQEQDDDMYQRCARVLDDYNKERSDLPYDYEDSSMDDHGYRLPCNYEDKFNLSYNNEDNSNGSFEYNLSYGNEPTSSPKERYIDPHLLTLPIVDRLNLEENADVKYPMNEPFVDSEFSLIGEANSTEAIATTGTIENTGITEAIGSTEPTQAAQPTEALRINPEFPCPHCQKTYRTEAQQKKHLKDVHVERKHMCLFCSRWFKRKDHMIKHQEGGSPCKGANQKS; this comes from the coding sequence ATGTCTCAATTCCCATTCTCTTTCGGTAACCAAGAAATGTTCTCTCCACTAGATGAGTATTTAATAGACACGGTCAGTGAAAAGCTGGATCAATTGgatgaagatttaataTACCTTCGTGATTgccaaaaaaaaagtaaCACGCATCCCTTTCAAGAACAGGATGATGACATGTATCAACGTTGTGCAAGAGTACTCGACGATTATAACAAAGAGAGAAGCGATTTACCGTATGATTACGAAGATAGTTCAATGGACGACCATGGATATAGGTTACCATGCAACTACGAAGATAAGTTTAATTTATCGTACAATAACGAGGATAATTCAAATGGTAGCTTTGAATATAATCTATCTTACGGCAATGAACCAACAAGCTCCCCTAAGGAAAGATACATTGATCCCCATCTGCTGACTCTACCAATAGTAGACAGattaaatttggaagaaaatgcAGACGTCAAGTATCCAATGAATGAACCTTTTGTGGACAGtgaattttcattaattggAGAAGCCAATTCTACTGAAGCCATTGCAACCACAGGGACCATTGAAAATACTGGGATTACTGAAGCAATTGGATCAACTGAGCCAACTCAAGCAGCTCAACCAACTGAAGCACTCAGGATAAATCCTGAATTTCCCTGCCCTCATTGCCAGAAAACATACCGAACGGAAGCCCAACAGAAAAAGCATCTGAAGGATGTTCATGTAGAGAGGAAGCACATGTGTCTTTTCTGTTCACGGTGGTTTAAGAGGAAGGATCATATGATCAAGCATCAGGAAGGAGGTTCACCTTGTAAAGGTGCTAACCAGAAATCCTAG